The genomic region AGACTGGAACACTATCAAAAACAATTTTCTCAGCACATTAAGGAGGTGTAAACAATGGCTTATGTGCCAATCCCAAAAGATTTATCTAATGTCAAAACGAAGGTCATGTTTAACCTTACGAAACGACAACTTATATGCTTTTCTATTGCAGGTGTAGTAGGAGTACCAGTCTTTTTTCTTACGAAAGACTTTGTAGGGACAAGTACAGCAGTTTTACTTATGATGTTTGTCATGTTCCCTATGTTCATGTTTGCAATGTATGAAAAGCACAACCAACCCTTGGAAGTTATCCTAAAAAACTATTACAATGTAAGATTTGCAAACCCTAAAAAACGACCTTACATGACGGATAATTTCTATAACATTTTAGAAAGGCAAGACAAACTAGATAAGGAGGTAACAGAAATTGTCAAACAACAAAAAACGCAAACTAACTCGTGCAGAACAAAAA from Tannockella kyphosi harbors:
- a CDS encoding PrgI family protein; translated protein: MAYVPIPKDLSNVKTKVMFNLTKRQLICFSIAGVVGVPVFFLTKDFVGTSTAVLLMMFVMFPMFMFAMYEKHNQPLEVILKNYYNVRFANPKKRPYMTDNFYNILERQDKLDKEVTEIVKQQKTQTNSCRTKTSKSSTRKSKKQA